Proteins from a genomic interval of Aspergillus flavus chromosome 7, complete sequence:
- a CDS encoding transcription-coupled repair protein CSB/RAD26, giving the protein MDNNMEAEPDSLSQNEHPKDERAMLLGAVSSAIPVHSDQVPATGTDETSRLRELQADVRDQDDLERDISRQADRLLMEQADERDNRRLERTTLEKEKLEAQILKAHQRMSQPIGTSARVRLHNEIQKLETRNAALANDLKEIQQRINERHEGQESGGPAMGTGRMPNESRRDYLIRTGKITPFSKMSTGPNEGPLASLHDALIDAEDERDEREALEQVRNRSAVSHRNLVRPSFGFDEASEASMEGDGHPKKRRKLTQRPKDRETTMDSEEMDETVTPVEDVASDDGSASYVASEEEKSPSEDEEDFVPEGTPPRSASRSKAKKTPDDVEDFSGLDDGNEKVYQSRLQSWVTRRSAARKRALQGSTDAHEHEEQEEWFMPHPTVPDVDYDNGYRIPGDIYPLLFDYQKTGVQWLWELQQQQVGGIIGDEMGLGKTIQVISFLAGLHYSKKLTKPVIIVCPATVMKQWVNEFHRWWPPFRVSILHTSGSGMVNIRNESSREDALLSQTWDSRRSLGGLKAGRKVVKRVVEEGHVLVTTYSGLQTYTPLLIPVEWGCAVLDEGHKIRNPNTSITIHCKELRTPHRIILSGTPMQNNLTELWSLFDFVFPMRLGTLVNFRNQFEFPIRQGGYANASNLQVQTAAKCAETLKDAISPYLLQRFKVDVAADLPKKSEQVLFCKLTKLQRQAYKSFLGSEEMQSILRGRRQVLYGVDILRKICNHPDLQSHKLTSHKAGYGNPDKSGKMQVVKSLLELWKDTGHKTLLFAQHRIMLDILQKFVESLSGFNYRRMDGTTPIAHRQSMVDEFNNNPDLHVFLLTTKVGGLGVNLTGADRVIIYDPDWNPSTDVQARERAWRLGQKRDVTVYRLMTAGTIEEKIYHRQIFKQFLTNKILKDPKQRQTFQLSDLHDLFSLGEDGQGPTETSKIFKEADITYKEGGSTTTQQTCTGTRVQSHPRNQQDEKKDVSRVEGIASIENFQGDSEPPSDRDQGPPGANKESRIMEGIFARSGVHSAVEHDQIVNGKRVVRADPKIIEAEAKKVAAEAAEELRRAGEAARSVPIGTPTWTGQFGLAGRPEEPAARPAFGGGSSSARRAAAGPSSASILANLSARTPSRSGSNSPAPGKAPSGTEFITMIRDFIVSHGGSVHTQMLIDHFNRFCTTPQRSAEFKEILKTIAVLEKGGRNGRGKWSLKAEYAKKR; this is encoded by the exons ATGGACAACAACATGGAGGCCGAGCCGGACTCCTTATCTCAGAACGAGCACCCCAAGGACGAACGAGCGATGCTCTTGGGGGCAGTCTCGTCAGCGATTCCAGTTCACTCAGATCAAGTTCCTGCAACGGGCACAGATGAAACGAGCCGTCTACGGGAGCTTCAAGCCGACGTTCGCGACCAGGATGACCTCGAGAGAGATATATCTCGTCAG GCCGACAGGTTGCTCATGGAGCAAGCAGACGAACGTGACAATAGAAGATTAGAACGTACAACACTTGAAAAAGA AAAGCTTGAAGCGCAGATCCTAAAAGCACACCAGCGAATGTCTCAGCCCATCGGTACATCTGCTCGGGTCCGCCTACATAATGAGATTCAAAAATTAGAAACCCGTAATGCCGCGTTGGCGAATGACCTTAAAGAGATACAGCAACGCATTAATGAAAGACATGAAGGACAGGAGTCTGGTGGACCGGCTATGGGGACAGGTCGAATGCCTAATGAATCTCGCAGAGATTATCTCATCCGCACAGGGAAGATCACACCATTCTCTAAAATGAGTACCGGCCCGAATGAGGGACCCCTTGCTAGTCTGCATGACGCTCTCATCGACGCCGAGGACGAGCGtgatgaaagagaagcatTGGAACAAGTCCGAAACCGATCTGCGGTATCTCACCGAAACCTTGTGCGCCCTAGCTTTGGCTTTGATGAAGCGAGCGAAGCGTCTATGGAAGGGGATGGCCATCCAAAAAAGCGGAGAAAATTGACCCAAAGGCCCAAGGACAGAGAGACAACCATGGATTCCGAAGAAATGGATGAGACAGTAACGCCCGTGGAAGATGTAGCTTCGGACGATGGCTCAGCAAGTTATGTAGCgtcggaagaggaaaagtCGCCAtcagaagacgaggaggactTTGTACCCGAGGGAACGCCGCCACGATCCGCAAGCCGAAGCAAGGCTAAGAAGACCCCGGACGATGTAGAGGATTTCAGCGGGCTGGACGATGGAAACGAGAAGGTCTATCAATCCAGGCTTCAAAGCTGGGTCACACGAAGGAGTGCTGCGCGGAAGCGTGCTCTGCAGGGTAGTACAGACGCTCATGAACATGAAGAACAGGAGGAGTGGTTCATGCCTCATCCCACTGTACCCGACGTGGACTATGACAACGGATATCGTATTCCTGGTGACATTTATCCCCTTTTGTTTGACTATCAGAAGACAGGGGTGCAATGGCTATGGGAattgcagcagcagcaagtAGGAGGAATTATTGGAGATGAAATGGGACTTGGAAAAACAATTCAAGTCATTTCTTTCCTGGCTGGGCTTCACTACAGCAAAAAGCTAACAAAGCCGGTCATTATTGTGTGCCCCGCAACTGTCATGAAGCAGTGGGTTAATGAATTCCACCGCTGGTGGCCGCCTTTTCGTGTCTCAATTTTGCATACCTCCGGCAGTGGGATGGTAAATATTCGAAATGAGAGTAGTAGGGAAGATGCGCTTTTGTCTCAGACGTGGGATAGTCGCCGCAGTCTGGGTGGGCTGAAAGCCGGGAGAAAAGTCGTCAAACGTGTGGTAGAGGAGGGTCATGTGCTAGTGACCACGTACTCCGGCCTGCAGACCTACACCCCTCTTCTAATTCCAGTGGAATGGGGGTGTGCTGTGCTTGACGAGGGCCATAAGATCCGTAATCCCAACACTTCGATCACTATCCATTGCAAGGAACTCCGGACACCACATCGGATCATTCTATCAGGCACACCGATGCAGAATAACCTGACAGAGCTTTGGTCATTGTTCGACTTTGTTTTCCCAATGCGTCTGGGGACCTTAGTGAACTTTCGAAATCAGTTCGAGTTCCCCATCCGTCAAGGCGGATATGCTAATGCTTCGAACTTGCAAGTGCAAACAGCAGCGAAATGTGCAGAGACTTTAAAAGATGCCATTAGCCCGTATCTCCTGCAGCGATTCAAGGTCGATGTTGCCGCGGACCTTCCTAAGAAGAGCGAGCAAGTGTTGTTCTGTAAGCTCACAAAGTTGCAGAGACAAGCGTATAAGTCATTCCTTGGCTCTGAAGAGATGCAGTCTATTCTCAGAGGCCGTAGGCAAGTGTTATATGGAGTGGATATTTTGCGGAAAATTTGCAATCACCCAGACTTACAGAGCCACAAGCTTACGTCGCACAAAGCAGGTTATGGTAACCCTGATAAATCGGGCAAAATGCAAGTCGTCAAGTCACTCCTCGAGCTGTGGAAGGATACGGGCCATAAGACCCTTCTATTTGCACAACATCGTATCATGTTGGACATCCTTCAAAAATTTGTAGAATCTCTATCGGGGTTCAATTACCGGCGGATGGATGGCACCACACCTATTGCCCATCGGCAATCGATGGTTGACGAGTTTAACAATAATCCGGACCTTCACGTGTTTCTCCTTACCACCAAGGTAGGTGGACTGGGAGTAAATCTAACAGGGGCTGATCGGGTGATCATTTATGATCCCGACTGGAATCCGTCAACCGATGTGCAAGCCCGTGAGCGAGCATGGCGGCTTGGACAAAAGCGGGACGTTACAGTGTATAGATTAATGACCGCCGGGACAATCGAGGAAAAGATTTATCATCGACAAATTTTCAAGCAATTCCTCACCAACAAGATATTGAAGGATCCTAAACAGCGCCAGACTTTTCAACTAAGCGATCTGCACGACTTATTTTctcttggagaagatggtcaaGGTCCAACGGAAACAAGCAAGATTTTCAAAGAAGCCGATATCACCTACAAAGAGGGAGGTAGCACGACCACTCAGCAGACATGCACGGGTACCCGCGTACAGAGTCACCCGCGGAACCaacaggatgagaagaaagatgtTAGCCGTGTTGAAGGTATAGCATCAATTGAGAACTTCCAGGGCGACTCGGAGCCGCCGAGCGACAGAGACCAGGGACCTCCCGGTGCTAATAAGGAGTCGCGTATCATGGAGGGCATTTTTGCCCGCTCTGGCGTTCATTCCGCTGTGGAACATGATCAGATCGTGAATGGCAAGCGTGTTGTGCGGGCGGATCCCAAGATTATCGAAGCGGAAGCGAAGAAGGTCGCCGCCGAAGCCGCCGAGGAGCTGCGCCGAGCGGGAGAGGCAGCACGGTCTGTGCCCATTGGAACGCCAACATGGACAGGTCAGTTCGGACTTGCCGGGAGGCCGGAGGAGCCCGCAGCGCGCCCGGCCTTCGGTGGAGGTAGTAGTTCTGCGAGACGAGCCGCAGCCGGTCCGTCATCAGCAAGCATCCTGGCCAATCTTTCTGCACGCACTCCTTCCCGAAGCGGCAGTAACAGTCCCGCGCCAGGCAAGGCACCTAGTGGAACGGAGTTCATTACGATGATTCGAGACTTTATAGTATCCCACGGCGGGTCCGTTCATACACAGATGCTGATTGACCATTTCAACCGTTTCTGCACTACTCCGCAACGATCAGCTGAGTTTAAGGAAATCCTTAAAACCATTGCTGTGCTGGAGAAGGGTGGACGGAACGGTCGAGGTAAATGGTCTTTGAAGGCTGAGTACGCTAAGAAGAGATAA
- a CDS encoding mediator complex subunit 27-domain-containing protein: protein MASTSQAAPKFPTVPVVVPKVEFPSKPGQPKVSETKPNNSNTNQTNVIKSEGDNINVNTTSSPAIKQDSDASKQVSESEMQLVSSLAKLQELEAMIHQLRTLLPDRLLEPLVPIVNPKAAAGRAVPRSPQMLYEQLSQAAKAGVAEVTEFQNMWRSPEMNAVWERVDAQIKENGGQLLQPTGVWDRNYGTLLEELVKEENARMEQQRKSEEELERSRIQSTEGGWRAIVDSFIQKNVPGVRVLPSKSETSVTVVLPKAGMTFKVHTIGGSEVNGVPEWQVSSRTMPGQVKTKLESAVSDCLNSRSRQWDLTYLLDMISSYSDVKQTPCVKCGRMTDNAAQLPAVRQQKQSSDTQQPPIWEAYHPSCI, encoded by the exons ATGGCCAGCACATCACAAGCTGCCCCGAAATTCCCCACGGTACCAGTTGTGGTACCCAAGGTGGAGTTCCCATCTAAACCAGGCCAGCCGAAGGTCTCAGAAACAAAGCCAAACAATAGTAATACGAACCAGACCAATGTCATCAAGTCAGAGGGTGACAACATAAATGTCAACACCACATCATCTCCGGCAATAAAACAAGACTCCGATGCAAGCAAGCAGGTCTCCGAGTCGGAAATGCAACTCGTATCATCTCTCGCAAAGCTCCAGGAATTGGAGGCTATG ATTCATCAACTGCGGACATTGCTCCCGGACCGTTTATTGGAGCCTTTGGTGCCTATTGTAAACCCAAAGGCTGCCGCGGGGAGGGCAGTGCCGAGGTCGCCGCAGATGTTGTATGAGCAGCTTTCGCAGGCTGCGAAGGCTGGTGTCGCCGAGGTGACGGAGTTCCAGAACATGTGGCGCAGCCCTGAAATGAACGCTGTGTGGGAACGTGTCGATGCGCAGATCAAGGAGAATGGAGGGCAATTGTTGCAACCGACTGGTGTTTGGGATCGGAATTATGGTACCCTCCTTGAAGAACTTgtcaaggaggagaatgCCAGGATGGAACAGCAGCGGAAATCCGAGGAGGAGCTCGAGCGTTCGAGGATCCAGTCGACTGAAGGGGGTTGGAGGGCGATTGTCGACAGCTTCATCCAGAAGAATGTGCCAGGGGTGCGAGTCTTGCCGAGTAAATCTGAGACTTCAGTCACTGTTGTCCTACCCAAGGCCGGTATGACATTCAAGGTACATACGATCGGTGGGTCTGAGGTGAACGGTGTGCCTGAATGGCAGGTCTCGAGCCGAACGATGCCTGGTCAAGTTAAGACAAAACTCGAGAGCGCAGTATCCGATTGCTTGAATTCTCGTTCACGACAATGGGATCTTACCTATCTTCTT GACATGATATCCTCCTACTCCGATGTTAAACAAACACCTTGCGTAAAGTGCGGCAGGATGACAGACAACGCAGCACAACTACCGGCCGTTCGCCAACAGAAGCAGTCGTCTGATACCCAGCAACCACCAATCTGGGAAGCTTACCACCCAAGCTGTATCTAG
- a CDS encoding putative serine peptidase, family S28, whose product MRFDLFLILSSLAILAGPAVGLGLFRGSRYMRELQLAAELNLDPRSLSKKNTVHSVLAKANTQIEKVTTEYITIPIDHNDTSVGTYQNRFWVNDDYYEAGRPIIMYDAGETNAESIAKNHLTSSLSFFRKILEDTHAMGIIWEHRYYGNSTPFPISRDTPPEHFKYLTTKQALEDIPYFARNFSRPKFAEHDLTPSSTPWVLVGGSYAGIRAAFARNKYPDVIFAAYSSSAPVQAQLNMSIYYDQVYRGLVGHGFENCAKDIHAALGYIDQQLSNNHTAAAIKKLFFGPGADQNSNEGFTAALATIYSYFQNYGLDGPEGTLRELCEHLEVDPTTKEAAGPDGFAPVRGSKHVAERWAAWPAFTPLVNNFMETNCRGLSDPAKPSCKLDMTYYDPDSISWSWQYCTEWGFYQSSNFGPHSLLSRYQTLEYQQEVCNNQFALAVANGVLPSYPQTEALNKEYGGWNIRPSNTFFTGGEFDPWRTLSMLTTEDIAPEVAPDGITFSTKIPNCGETSEDKVFGYLLKDSEHCYDFQGLSTEGKAARDLFKEALTKWLPCFEPSSSKASMVNVTQAEITKGAVMWGKREGYQMWSG is encoded by the exons ATGCGTTTCGACCTCTTTCTAATATTATCCAGTCTTGCTATATTGGCTGGCCCCGCTGTGGGCTTGGGGTTGTTTAGAGGATCTAGGTATATGCGAGAGCTGCAGCTGGCTGCTGAGTTGAACTTGGACCCCAGGTCACTTTCCAAGAAAAATACTGTACACTCAGTGCTCGCAAAGGCCAATACTCAAATTGAGAAGGTTACTACAGAATACATCACG ATACCTATCGATCATAATGATACTTCTGTTGGCACATACCAAAACCGGTTCTGGGTGAATGATGACTACTACGAGGCTGGGCGTCCGATCATCATGTACGATGCCGGAGAAACAAATGCAGAGAGTATTGCCAAGAATCACTTGACATCGAGTTTGTCATTTTTCAGAAAAATCCTTGAGGACACTCACGCAATGGGAATTATATGGGAACATAG ATATTACGGAAACTCTACTCCATTTCCGATTAGTAGAGATACACCGCCTGAGCACTTTAAATACCTTACGACCAAACAAGCCCTTGAGGATATCCCGTATTTTGCGCGAAACTTCAGCCGCCCAAAGTTCGCCGAGCATGATCTTACCCCCAGCTCCACACCCTGGGTCCTCGTCGGAGGTTCGTATGCTGGAATTCGGGCGGCTTTTGCCCGTAACAAGTACCCAGACGTTATCTTCGCTGCTTATTCTTCCTCTGCTCCGGTCCAGGCACAACTGAATATGAGCATCTACTATGACCAAGTCTACCGTGGTTTGGTCGGACATGGCTTTGAAAACTGTGCCAAGGATATCCATGCAGCTCTAGGTTATATAGACCAGCAACTGTCAAATAACCACACCGCTGCTGCTATCAAAAAGCTATTTTTTGGCCCCGGAGCTGACCAGAACAGCAACGAAGGCTTTACAGCAGCTTTGGCGACTATCTATAGCTATTTCCAGAACTATGGTCTTGACGGTCCTGAAGGAACTCTGCGTGAACTCTGCGAGCATCTGGAAGTGGATCCTACAACAAAGGAAGCAGCAGGTCCTGATGGCTTCGCTCCAGTCCGTGGAAGCAAGCATGTGGCTGAACGTTGGGCTGCATGGCCAGCGTTCACGCCATTGGTCAATAATTTTATGGAGACCAATTGCAGAGGACTTAGTGATCCTGCTAAGCCGTCTTGTAAGCTGGATATGACATATTACGACCCTGATTCCATTAGCTGGAGTTGGCAGTATTGCACTGAGTGGGGATTCTATCAAAGCAGCAATTTTGGCCCTCATTCACTGCTCTCCCGCTACCAGACCCTGGAGTATCAGCAGGAAGTATGCAATAACCAGTTCGCCCTGGCGGTCGCAAACGGCGTGCTGCCATCATACCCACAGACGGAAGCCCTCAACAAAGAGTACGGGGGCTGGAATATCCGACCGTCTAATACTTTCTTCACTGGTGGAGAGTTTGATCCATGGAGGACGTTGTCTATGCTGACCACTGAAGATATCGCGCCTGAAGTTGCGCCCGATGGAATCACGTTCTCTACCAAGATCCCGAATTGTGGCGAGACGAGCGAGGACAAAGTGTTCGGATACCTTCTCAAAGATTCTGAGCATTGCTATGATTTCCAAGGCTTATCCACAGAAGGAAAGGCGGCTCGTGACCTGTTCAAGGAAGCATTGACAAAATGGTTGCCGTGCTTCGAGCCTTCAAGCTCCAAGGCTTCCATGGTGAACGTCACACAGGCGGAAATAACAAAGGGGGCGGTGATGtgggggaaaagagaagggtACCAGATGTGGAGTGGATGA
- a CDS encoding protein kinase Yak1, with amino-acid sequence MDSQWQPYQDPLMGRPAQLNNGLTSNPPQLGPKYGGQPQQSQPPVGYTYEAFQTPGIAAKPASTGMNSKSVSMASSPAATPRSRDYVTDADTTMEDADPYNRAKYSARPSHHSRPSSQYFPTEESSAARRYSPMNVLSPSMPYNTSPGKPHNAYAFPPGPNQTRRSPTRVPNYSSPPQPFQSPPSGSRAPRLPPLQPTDMSPEQFYPPSAGSQLSAPFGQDGRSPRSASISGGSQQPGRGPVPKFQKIKSVQELKPRVNAQPPFRRANPEGGFISPLQALTTHLPATYRICNPGFNYESSRNPRRVLTKPSKGVKNDGYDNEDSDYILYVNDILGSEEAGHKNRYLILDVLGQGTFGQVVKCQNLKTQEVVAVKVIKNKTAYFNQSMMEVSVLDLLNSRYDKNDDHHLLRLKDTFIHRQHLCLVFEILSVNLYELIKQNQFRGLSTTLVRVFAQQLLNALSLLNKAHLIHCDLKPENILLKNLESPIIKVIDFGSACDERQTVYTYIQSRFYRSPEVLLGLPYSSAIDMWSLGCIVVELFLGLPLFPGSSEYNQVCRIVEMLGLPPTWMLEMGKQSGEFFEKTQDEFGRKTYRLKGLEQYSREHGTKEQPSKKYFQASTLEEIIRSYPMPRKNMKQAEIERELNNRVAFIDFVRGLLSINPLERWSPQQAKLHPFITQQKFTGPFVPPMNLKYSSLNKTVAPGIQQQQQAEAASKQRAAQAAHAQSAAQTAYSMQLNQFHTPTHAQPPPPMYNGVFTGHQQGAPPPYPTQQPPGYGHQMNLIPGQMPQSQYAPSQSLYAQATTRAGRQRASTMDPQGGGIPPTIQRVASHLDPNAPIRLQPSPAYYPPPPDGYVDAGAANQRRRGSRAGGTRNRDFIRTLEDGVLGGDGFMGQNQWH; translated from the exons ATGGATTCGCAGTGGCAGCCATACCAGGATCCCTTAATGGGTCGTCCTGCGCAGTTGAATAATGGGTTGACGTCTAATCCACCGCAGCTCGGTCCCAAATACGGCGGTCAACCACAGCAGTCCCAACCGCCTGTGGGATACACCTACGAAGCCTTTCAAACCCCCGGCATCGCAGCAAAACCCGCGTCGACCGGTATGAACTCAAAATCCGTATCGATGGCGTCGTCTCCAGCTGCGACGCCACGTAGCCGCGATTATGTCACCGATGCAGACACGACAATGGAAGATGCGGATCCGTATAACCGGGCAAAATATTCAGCGAGGCCATCCCACCATAGCCGGCCTTCCTCCCAGTACTTTCCCACTGAGGAATCATCGGCCGCCCGTAGGTATTCTCCGATGAACGTGCTGTCACCATCGATGCCCTACAATACGAGTCCCGGAAAGCCTCACAACGCGTATGCCTTTCCTCCTGGGCCAAATCAAACTCGCCGTTCACCAACAAGGGTGCCGAATTACTCCTCGCCGCCTCAGCCGTTTCAGTCGCCTCCAT CTGGTTCACGCGCCCCGCGGCTTCCCCCTTTGCAGCCCACAGACATGAGCCCAGAGCAATTCTACCCCCCGTCGGCAGGATCTCAACTCAGTGCACCTTTTGGGCAAGATGGAAGATCTCCTCGCTCTGCGTCGATATCCGGCGGCAGCCAACAACCAGGTCGAGGCCCAGTACCAAAGTTCCAGAAGATCAAATCGGTTCAGGAGCTGAAGCCGCGCGTTAATGCGCAACCCCCATTTAGACGTGCTAACCCTGAGGGTGGCTTCATTAGT CCGCTCCAAGCCCTGACCACGCACCTCCCTGCTACATATCGGATATGCAACCCTGGCTTTAACTACGAATCCTCGAGAAACCCAAGGCGAGTTTTGACGAAGCCGAGCAAGGGAGTCAAGAATGATGGTTACGACAATGAGGACAGTGACTATATTCTGTACGTCAACGACATTTTGGGGAGCGAGGAAGCAGGCCACAA GAATCGCTACCTCATCCTCGATGTACTAGGACAGGGAACTTTTGGCCAAGTTGTGAAGTGCCAGAATCTAAAAACACAGGAAGTCGTGGCTGTCAAAGTaatcaagaacaagaccGCATACTTTAACCAAAGCATGATGGAGGTGTCTGTCTTGGATCTG CTCAACAGCAGATATGATAAGAATGATGACCACCATCTATTACGACTTAAGGACACGTTCATTCACCGACAGCATCTCTGTTTGGTATTTGAGATACTAAGTGTTAATCTTTACGAGTTAATCAAACAGAACCAATTCCGAGGGTTGAGTACGACACTAGTGCGTGTATTTGCTCAACAGCTCTTGAACGCGTTGAGCCTGTTGAACAAGGCGCACTTGATTCACTGCGACTTGAAGCCagagaatatattattaaaaaa TCTTGAGAGTCCCATAATTAAGGTCATCGATTTTGGGTCTGCTTGTGATGAACGACAGACAGTGTACACATATATACAGTCAAGGTTTTACCGCTCTCCGGAGGTTCTCCTTGGATTACC TTATTCGTCGGCGATCGACATGTGGTCACTAGGATGTATCGTCGTTGAACTCTTCCTTGGTTTGCCTCTCTTTCCAGGATCTTCAGAATACAATCAGGTTTGCCGGATTGTGGAAATGCTAGGTCTGCCGCCAACGTGGATGTTAGAGATGGGGAAGCAGTCTGGTGAATTCTTCGAAAAGACCCAGGATGAGTTTGGAAGAAAGACATATCGCCTGAAAGGCCTGGAGCAATATTCGCGGGAGCATGGCACGAAGGAGCAGCCGAGCAAAAAATACTTTCAGGCGTCGACATTAGAAGAAATTATTCGAAGCTACCCGATGCCGAGAAAAAACATGAAACAAGCAGAAATTGAGCGAG AGCTAAACAACCGAGTGGCTTTTATTGATTTTGTTCGTGGCTTgttatcaatcaatccgCTGGAGCGCTGGTCTCCACAACAAGCCAAGCTGCATCCTTTCATTACGCAGCAGAAGTTTACAGGGCCTTTTGTACCTCCCATGAACCTAAAATACTCTTCTCTTAATAAGACTGTTGCTCCTGGTattcagcagcagcagcaggccGAGGCCGCAAGCAAACAAAGAGCGGCGCAAGCAGCACATGCTCAGTCAGCTGCACAGACTGCCTACTCGATGCAACTGAACCAGTTCCACACACCCACCCATGCCCAGCCCCCACCTCCCATGTACAACGGGGTGTTCACTGGCCACCAACAAGGCGCCCCTCCGCCGTACCCTACCCAGCAGCCACCTGGCTACGGTCATCAAATGAATCTAATACCAGGTCAGATGCCTCAATCACAGTATGCACCGTCCCAGAGTCTCTATGCCCAGGCAACTACAAGAGCGGGTCGGCAACGTGCCTCCACGATGGACCCTCAGGGTGGCGGGATCCCACCAACTATTCAGCGAGTTGCTAGTCATCTCGACCCGAACGCACCCATTCGATTACAACCCAGCCCGGCATATTACCCTCCCCCTCCTGACGGATACGTTGACGCCGGTGCTGCGAATCAAAGACGACGAGGGAGTCGCGCAGGTGGCACACGTAACCGGGACTTCATTAGGACACTTGAAGACGGCGTATTAGGGGGAGATGGTTTCATGGGCCAGAACCAGTGGCACTAA
- a CDS encoding putative cytochrome P450 alkane hydroxylase (cytochrome protein), translating into MLAQIAPLFGALCITFLVLQYLQRLYQQRKRAQSLGCQPAAQGPSGIFGIRSFVRLLNEVRHKRWVEYIAGQYGRYGNTYTQKALGKWMVSTIEPENIKALLATQFNDFGLGTRHREFYPLLGDGIFTLDGPGWSHARGLLRPQFTRDQVADLELMDGHISRMIDLIPQDGSSFDIQRLFFLLTIDSATHFLFGESVGALESSNSASLLGRSSVGSAQGFAEAFGTAQDYLTTRSRAMHFYWMVNPKEFREANQRVHEVVDHYVQLAIQSKNNPDKKSDRYIFAEALAADNDDPKVLRDNMLNILVAGRDTTASLLSSAFFYLSRNQDVWKKLRQTIIDEFGDSQNPKGEITQAKLKDIPYLRYVLNEVLRLLPPVPLNFRVAAKDTSLPVGGGPDGRSPVFIPKGQVVAYSVYAMHRRTDLYGPDSHSFRPERWEENGRRGWDYLPFNGGPRICLGQQYALTEASYTLVKLVQRFDTLECADPELKQPAILSTLTMSHDRGVKVRLSSSVPKC; encoded by the exons ATGCTGGCCCAAATTGCTCCGCTGTTTGGTGCCCTGTGCATTACATTCCTAGTTCTACAGTACCTCCAGCGACTTTATCAGCAGCGCAAGCGAGCCCAATCTCTTGGATGTCAGCCTGCCGCTCAAGGGCCATCAGGCATCTTTGGAATCCGATCGTTTGTACGGTTGCTCAACGAAGTCAGGCACAAACGATGGGTTGAATATATTGCCGGGCAGTATGGGCGTTACGGAAACACCTATACCCAGAAGGCTCTGGGTAAATGGATGGTGTCTACCATTGAACCGGAGAATATCAAAGCTCTGTTGGCAACCCAATTCAACGATTTCGGCCTGGGAACCAGACATCGTGAATTCTATCCCTTGCTTGGAGACGGGATCTTTACTCTCGATGGCCCCGGCTGGTCTCATGCACGTGGACTGTTACGGCCTCAATTCACGCGAGATCAG GTGGCTGACCTAGAGCTCATGGACGGTCATATCTCCCGCATGATTGATCTCATTCCCCAGGATGGTTCGAGTTTCGACATTCAAcgtctctttttccttctaaCAATCGACTCTGCCACGCACTTCCTGTTTGGAGAATCGGTAGGTGCTTTGGAATCTTCCAACAGCGCAAGCCTCTTAGGGAGATCATCTGTCGGAAGTGCACAGGGATTCGCAGAGGCATTTGGTACCGCCCAAGATTATCTGACAACCCGCTCGCGTGCTATGCACTTTTACTGGATGGTCAATCCGAAGGAGTTCCGTGAAGCCAATCAGCGCGTTCACGAGGTCGTTGATCACTATGTTCAACTTGCTATCCAATCCAAGAATAATCCGGATAAAAAGTCcgatagatatatttttgcGGAGGCCTTGGCTGCAGACAACGATGATCCAAAGGTGCTGAGAGATAATATGCTCAACATTCTCGTGGCTGGCCGTGATACCACTGCCAGTCTACTCAGCTCTGCATTTTTCTACTTGTCACGCAACCAGGATGTTTGGAAGAAGCTGCGGCAAACTATCATCGACGAGTTCGGGGATAGCCAAAACCCGAAGGGCGAGATTACACAAGCAAAGCTAAAGGATATTCCATACTTACGATATGTGTTGAACGAGG TCCTCCGGCTGTTGCCCCCTGTGCCTCTCAACTTCCGTGTCGCTGCCAAGGACACTTCTCTACCAGTTGGAGGCGGCCCTGATGGAAGATCCCCAGTCTTTATTCCAAAGGGACAAGTTGTCGCATATAGTGTCTACGCTATGCACCGCCGTACAGACTTATACGGACCCGACTCTCATTCGTTCCGACCAGAGCGCTGGGAGGAAAATGGCAGACGCGGTTGGGACTATCTTCCATTCAACGGAGGCCCTCGGATCTGCCTTGGTC AGCAATATGCACTTACAGAAGCAAGCTATACTCTTGTCAAGTTGGTCCAGCGCTTTGATACCCTCGAGTGCGCCGACCCAGAATTGAAACAGCCCGCGATCCTATCTACCCTCACCATGTCGCATGATCGGGGTGTAAAGGTTAGACTATCTTCATCGGTGCCAAAATGCTGA